One genomic region from Sulfurimonas sp. hsl 1-7 encodes:
- a CDS encoding OmpP1/FadL family transporter, which translates to MGVDYRDATAPATNFNMVTNLQIMQFGVPLAYKMDNFSVAVTPILQYGALDIMYDASAMGVNVSTQGVAQDLSFGYNVGLAYEVAGLTIGAVYKSEIEMEYKGQISNAIEDFTGNPNGSDKLSTPAEMGVGISYAMGEHTIAVDYKQIKWSDAKGYKDFQWDDQNVVAVGYEYATDAWAVRLGYNYSKSPISDQTNPMAVGGAIGAAGGNYGDTLDIMNLLGFPGIVESHYAIGGTYNFSKTTSVDLAYTYAPEVSQTANITNTLGGTIETKHSQTGVSAQVNFAF; encoded by the coding sequence ATGGGTGTTGATTATAGAGATGCTACAGCTCCAGCAACTAACTTTAATATGGTTACAAATCTTCAAATTATGCAATTCGGTGTTCCACTAGCATATAAAATGGATAACTTTAGCGTAGCAGTTACACCAATTTTACAATACGGTGCATTAGATATTATGTATGATGCATCAGCAATGGGTGTAAATGTGTCAACACAAGGTGTTGCACAAGATTTATCATTTGGATATAACGTAGGTTTAGCATATGAAGTTGCTGGTTTAACAATTGGTGCTGTATATAAATCTGAGATTGAGATGGAATATAAAGGGCAAATTAGCAATGCAATAGAAGATTTCACTGGTAATCCAAATGGATCAGACAAATTATCTACTCCAGCAGAGATGGGTGTTGGTATTTCATATGCTATGGGTGAGCACACTATTGCAGTAGATTATAAACAAATTAAATGGTCAGATGCTAAAGGTTATAAAGACTTTCAATGGGATGATCAAAATGTAGTTGCAGTTGGTTATGAATACGCAACTGATGCTTGGGCAGTAAGATTAGGTTATAATTATTCAAAAAGTCCAATCAGTGACCAAACAAATCCAATGGCTGTAGGTGGTGCTATAGGTGCTGCTGGAGGTAATTATGGGGATACATTAGATATTATGAACTTATTAGGATTCCCAGGAATTGTTGAATCTCATTATGCTATTGGTGGAACATACAACTTTAGTAAAACTACATCAGTTGATTTAGCATATACATATGCTCCAGAAGTTAGTCAAACAGCTAACATTACTAATACTTTAGGTGGAACAATCGAGACTAAACATAGCCAAACTGGTGTAAGTGCACAAGTTAACTTCGCTTTCTAA